In the Neodiprion virginianus isolate iyNeoVirg1 chromosome 2, iyNeoVirg1.1, whole genome shotgun sequence genome, AGTTAACAGAAGCAGAGTGCGATAGTCAGATTATCGGGTATTGTTCGCGTGTTTGATTCGAAGTTAAGTTTGGTAATATTAAAAGCCCGAGACCCGGTCTCATTTCCTCTAACCGATGGACCGAAATAATGAAATCACACTGCAATGTCGAATGctttatatttattgtataaCTGATACAGCGTtgattgttgatttttttttttttttttttttaaagatactTTTCGTCACTCTGCATCATTTGCGAAAAACATCAAGAGACAGATGAATATAATCAAGTGCatgtacaataattaataCACGTGTATGGGTACGTGATTATTTGCAGTTTCAAATGGTGTTAGATATAATAATCGTCTAGCAGATCATTCGCTTGTTATCGGCATCGAGATCTTCTTAGGCTGGCTCACGGTCGACGTGGAATCAGCGCCAAAGTCAGCTTTGGGTacaattgaaatcaaaatccATTTCCTTGTGGAAAATAAGAGTCCCCTCAACTGTTTTTAGCCTGTTTTTATATTCTAATTTAACTGAGTTGTGTTTGGAATTCCAACTTTTCTTAAGATTTTGGCAAACTTtcgaggaaaaattattttctgtcATTGACGAAAATGGCATCGAATCCAAAGTAATTCGAAAAGACTGATGAAAATCGAACTGCACGTAATGAATTgttacactgagagaaatttttagttccggttaccgctcagtccttaactcttttcatttttcaccacaatcgaaaaatacagttctaggtagaaaatgataattagttttgtagctgttaccagaaagtctagtatccgttactattctttctcattacgatcactgttgctttattttcttgtaactgttgcaaaaattcaatgcttgtgcaacaataaattgacgttaaagccttatttaactaagaagtagagtaaaccgaacaaaccgattttgcgttgcaattaccaaaaaatatcgacgatagcgcaaaatgtttacgcgtacctcgtttttcgtaattccaacaatattgaaccagtttttttaacgatacctgttttattcaatttttctacttactataacaaatgaaatttttctccgtgtacttgaaaatattttcatgacAGTTCGGATATTATAGAAAAAACCGGTCTCTAATCGTGCGGTTTAATAAccttattttcttcttttccggAGTTGACGcagtttttattcttctcgGTCAAGAATCACTGACCTGCAAACCCTCTCGAAGTACTTTCGCATCCTGTCGACCTGGTTCTGTAGATCGGAAAGAATTGCGTCCAGCTCCTCGGAAAAATTTGTCTCGTTCGTCTTATCACTGCTGTAAAAATCCATGACCTCTAGGCCAGGAACACGGTCCTGAATCGAAGAAATAGGGTCGGATGAATCCTCATACCctgagaaataagaaaatttgtttcaggCGTCATTGACTCGAACCCTAAAATCTGACGATCAGTAATAAGGTCAATTAGTAAAATTAGAAGACAATTATTATCAGCCCTACGCATTTAGTCACGCACTGGATTTCACGTGTCCGACATCGCCTTGGCGGTCCTGGTCGtagatttcgaatttttcaacggaGTCAACAAGGTTCGTGAAGCTGATGCCGGTTTCTAATACGCGCAAAGACGGGGTTTTCGATTCAGCGATACTGTTGACGGTGGGCTTGATACTCGAGCTTTTTTCTGCAGAAACTTCATCCAGAATGAACTTGAGCTTCTGGCTCAGCCACTCTGTCTGCAAATCGGGATTTGGGAGCTGCTGAAGTTTTTACGTTGACAGATTATTTGAAGCTATTAAAAAATGTGGCAATAATTAACTCACCGCTTGTTCTCCGTGATCTGCTTGCGCAAATTCCGtcgccaatttttcaaacttttcaatctGCGAGATAATAAATGACCTCGGATCTTCGGGCCcaattgtaattttcatttctatatCGTTTTCCGGTTCCCTTAGGGGTGCGCCACTAAAGGAGTTAGTGTCTTCTGTAGCTGGCAGCATCTCTATCGTCGAAATGTCGAATGGACTCTCTATTGGAGGCTCGGAGTGCGCTCTGACTATTTGAAAGAGATTTATTGGTTAAAGATGACGCTTGGTGaacaatgaattttaaatatgATGATCAACGATACAAGAGTTCCAAAAAATTGGGCATCGCCGTTTTCCGTGCAACTATTTGCAAGAATTACGTGAAGATTATCGACGAGCTGAAACGGAGCATTTTCCATATATGGGTGTGAAAATGGCAAAAGAAACTCACCTGCTTCTTCCAAACTTGAATATGGGCTCAGAGATCGA is a window encoding:
- the LOC124298338 gene encoding uncharacterized protein LOC124298338 isoform X2 — its product is MKITIGPEDPRSFIISQIEKFEKLATEFAQADHGEQALPNPDLQTEWLSQKLKFILDEVSAEKSSSIKPTVNSIAESKTPSLRVLETGISFTNLVDSVEKFEIYDQDRQGDVGHVKSRYEDSSDPISSIQDRVPGLEVMDFYSSDKTNETNFSEELDAILSDLQNQVDRMRKYFERVCRSVILDREE
- the LOC124298338 gene encoding uncharacterized protein LOC124298338 isoform X3; translated protein: MKITIGPEDPRSFIISQIEKFEKLATEFAQADHGEQATEWLSQKLKFILDEVSAEKSSSIKPTVNSIAESKTPSLRVLETGISFTNLVDSVEKFEIYDQDRQGDVGHVKSRYEDSSDPISSIQDRVPGLEVMDFYSSDKTNETNFSEELDAILSDLQNQVDRMRKYFERVCRSVILDREE
- the LOC124298338 gene encoding uncharacterized protein LOC124298338 isoform X1 → MKITIGPEDPRSFIISQIEKFEKLATEFAQADHGEQAQLPNPDLQTEWLSQKLKFILDEVSAEKSSSIKPTVNSIAESKTPSLRVLETGISFTNLVDSVEKFEIYDQDRQGDVGHVKSRYEDSSDPISSIQDRVPGLEVMDFYSSDKTNETNFSEELDAILSDLQNQVDRMRKYFERVCRSVILDREE